Proteins encoded within one genomic window of Bacillus thuringiensis:
- the nagB gene encoding glucosamine-6-phosphate deaminase has translation MNILVVKTPEELAEAGYKLIEEVVKTKENPTLGMATGSSPLGIYAEMRKNKLDTSRVTTVNLDEYVNLPHEDKNSYHYFMQEQLFDHLPFKQTYVPNGMASDLEEECKRYEGILAANPVDLQILGIGENGHIGFNEPGTPFNSPTNIVELTESTRQANLRFFEKEEDVPTHAITMGIGSIMKAKQVLLVAMGSKKAEAVKELLQGEYSEECPATVLQRHPNVTVIADQEALSLCSEAIADEHRQVFTISDLLSDSRVGETAN, from the coding sequence ATGAATATTCTTGTTGTAAAAACTCCAGAAGAATTAGCAGAAGCAGGTTATAAATTAATTGAAGAAGTTGTAAAAACAAAAGAAAATCCAACATTAGGAATGGCTACAGGAAGCTCTCCATTAGGTATTTATGCAGAAATGCGAAAAAATAAACTTGATACAAGCCGTGTAACCACTGTAAACTTAGATGAGTACGTAAATTTACCACATGAAGATAAAAACAGCTATCACTATTTCATGCAAGAACAGTTGTTTGATCATCTTCCATTTAAACAAACTTATGTACCAAACGGGATGGCAAGTGATTTAGAGGAAGAGTGCAAACGTTACGAGGGCATTCTAGCTGCTAACCCAGTTGACCTACAGATTCTTGGAATCGGTGAAAACGGTCACATCGGATTTAATGAGCCAGGAACACCGTTTAATTCTCCAACAAACATTGTTGAATTAACAGAATCTACACGCCAAGCAAACCTTCGCTTCTTCGAAAAAGAAGAAGATGTGCCAACTCATGCAATTACAATGGGAATTGGAAGCATTATGAAAGCGAAACAAGTTCTACTTGTTGCTATGGGTTCTAAAAAGGCAGAAGCTGTTAAAGAATTATTGCAAGGTGAATATAGTGAAGAGTGTCCGGCTACAGTTTTACAACGTCATCCGAATGTAACCGTAATCGCTGATCAAGAAGCTCTATCTTTATGCAGTGAGGCGATTGCTGATGAACATCGACAAGTATTCACCATTTCCGATCTATTATCAGATTCAAGAGTGGGTGAAACAGCTAATTGA
- the nagA gene encoding N-acetylglucosamine-6-phosphate deacetylase — translation MKTQVVINAKIYTGQEVVENGFIRYAETIKEIGLMAQYVSQENEAVLDAAGKIVIPGMIDVHIHGGYDIDAMDANSDGLVTLGKEMLKEGVTTYFPTTMTQAPEAIEAALHAAKEAKEKGAHFEYIHLEGPYVSKKRAGAQPLEHIVPANIEQFKQWQEASGNLIKLVTYAPEEEGALEFEQYLAETGVVGTMGHTDAIDAQLKNRNITHATHLYNQMRGLHHREPGVVGHVLLNPDVMVEVITDGIHIHPDMVKLAYKLKGPKKVSVITDAMRAKGLEDGLYELGGQPVHVKDGSARLEDGTLAGSILKMDQAFRNVIEFTGCSIEDAVLMTSVNQAEEFGLNNKGALAVGKDADFVVMNEDLHVYDTVRLGIHMKEGK, via the coding sequence ATGAAAACGCAAGTTGTCATCAATGCCAAAATTTATACAGGTCAAGAAGTAGTGGAAAACGGATTTATTCGTTACGCAGAAACAATTAAAGAAATTGGTTTGATGGCTCAATATGTATCACAAGAAAATGAAGCGGTTTTAGATGCGGCAGGGAAAATTGTGATTCCAGGTATGATTGATGTTCATATTCATGGTGGATACGATATTGATGCGATGGATGCAAATAGCGATGGGTTAGTAACTCTAGGTAAAGAAATGTTAAAAGAAGGAGTTACAACTTACTTCCCAACAACAATGACACAAGCTCCAGAAGCAATCGAAGCAGCACTACATGCTGCGAAGGAAGCGAAAGAAAAAGGAGCACATTTCGAATACATTCACTTAGAAGGACCGTATGTTTCAAAAAAACGTGCAGGTGCACAACCACTTGAACATATTGTACCTGCGAATATTGAACAATTTAAACAATGGCAGGAAGCAAGCGGGAATTTAATTAAATTAGTAACATATGCACCTGAAGAAGAAGGTGCGTTAGAGTTTGAGCAGTATCTTGCTGAAACTGGTGTTGTTGGCACAATGGGACATACAGATGCAATTGATGCGCAACTAAAAAACAGAAACATTACACATGCAACGCATTTATACAATCAAATGCGTGGATTACATCACCGTGAACCAGGAGTTGTGGGTCATGTGTTATTAAATCCAGATGTAATGGTTGAAGTAATTACAGATGGTATTCACATTCACCCCGATATGGTGAAATTAGCATATAAATTAAAAGGACCGAAAAAAGTAAGTGTTATTACTGACGCAATGCGTGCAAAAGGTCTTGAAGATGGATTATATGAGCTTGGCGGACAGCCAGTACATGTAAAAGATGGTAGTGCTCGATTAGAAGATGGAACATTAGCTGGTAGTATTCTAAAAATGGATCAAGCTTTCCGAAATGTAATTGAATTTACAGGTTGTTCAATCGAAGATGCAGTATTAATGACATCAGTGAACCAAGCAGAAGAGTTTGGATTAAATAATAAAGGTGCACTAGCGGTAGGAAAAGATGCAGACTTTGTTGTGATGAATGAAGATTTACATGTATATGATACGGTTCGTTTAGGAATTCATATGAAGGAAGGGAAGTAA
- a CDS encoding ComEC/Rec2 family competence protein yields MRSMRSILLLVSVLLCFSLNSASAKRYMMSIHTASPLHMQRQHFGKMKVSFLKVGQGDATLITLPNGQTMLIDGGPYEAGEVIIQKLIEKGINHLDAIVSTHPDMDHIGGLIPIVEQMPVSLILDSGKTYSSLTYHTYRTNIKKRGIPFISVKEGQHIPLDPHVSIQVLNNGKSKDENNESSIVLKIRYGKADFLLMGDADVRTETEILKQFDVHADVLKVGHHGSYTSTSERFIKKVEPQFAILSYGSRNPYGHPHQSVVRRLKRHGIMMYGTNRRTVEMETDGEHITIGSSGLMPLLK; encoded by the coding sequence ATGAGAAGTATGCGAAGTATTTTATTATTAGTTTCTGTTTTGTTATGCTTTTCTTTAAATAGTGCATCGGCCAAAAGGTATATGATGTCTATTCATACCGCGTCTCCCTTACATATGCAACGGCAACATTTTGGTAAAATGAAAGTGAGTTTCTTAAAAGTTGGACAAGGTGATGCAACACTTATTACATTGCCAAATGGACAAACGATGTTAATTGATGGAGGACCTTATGAAGCTGGTGAGGTTATCATCCAAAAACTAATTGAAAAAGGAATTAATCATTTAGATGCTATCGTCAGTACTCATCCTGATATGGATCACATTGGAGGGCTCATTCCGATTGTAGAGCAAATGCCGGTATCACTTATATTAGATAGTGGAAAAACATATAGTTCTCTTACTTATCATACGTATCGAACCAATATAAAGAAAAGGGGAATCCCTTTCATTTCAGTAAAAGAGGGCCAACACATACCGCTAGATCCGCATGTTTCCATACAAGTATTAAACAACGGGAAGTCCAAAGATGAAAATAATGAATCTTCAATTGTATTAAAGATTCGATATGGTAAGGCAGATTTTTTACTAATGGGTGATGCTGATGTGCGGACGGAAACTGAAATATTAAAGCAATTTGATGTACATGCAGATGTGTTAAAGGTGGGACATCATGGCTCATATACTTCAACAAGTGAAAGGTTTATAAAGAAGGTAGAACCACAGTTCGCGATTCTTTCATATGGTAGCAGAAATCCGTATGGACATCCGCATCAAAGTGTAGTGAGGCGATTAAAACGACATGGTATAATGATGTATGGAACAAATAGACGTACAGTAGAAATGGAAACAGATGGCGAACATATTACAATAGGATCTAGCGGATTAATGCCATTACTGAAGTGA
- the scpB gene encoding segregation/condensation protein ScpB has product MDRTEQKSIIEGLLFVSGDEGIYPEQIAKVLEIEGNEVIDILEEMQKECEGAHRGLQIVQYAKVYRFATKKEHASYYQKLIDIPTAASLSQAALETLAIVAYRQPITRTEMEEIRGVKTDKALQTLVSHLLIKEMGRAEGPGRPILYGTTKEFLDTFGLKTLDDLPPLSEENEQMNEADLFFGSLQEISK; this is encoded by the coding sequence ATGGATAGAACAGAACAGAAATCGATCATTGAAGGGCTTTTATTTGTTTCTGGTGATGAAGGAATTTACCCAGAACAAATAGCGAAAGTCCTTGAAATTGAAGGAAATGAAGTAATCGATATTTTAGAAGAAATGCAAAAAGAATGTGAAGGTGCACACCGCGGTTTGCAAATTGTACAGTATGCAAAAGTATATCGTTTTGCTACAAAGAAAGAACATGCGTCGTACTATCAAAAACTAATAGATATCCCAACAGCTGCTTCACTCTCTCAGGCTGCTCTAGAAACGTTAGCGATTGTTGCATATCGTCAACCAATCACGAGAACTGAAATGGAAGAGATTAGAGGAGTGAAAACCGATAAAGCGTTACAAACGTTAGTTTCACACTTACTTATAAAAGAAATGGGAAGAGCGGAAGGGCCAGGGCGTCCTATTTTATATGGAACAACGAAAGAATTTTTGGACACGTTTGGATTGAAAACATTAGATGATTTACCTCCGCTTTCTGAAGAGAACGAACAAATGAATGAAGCAGATTTATTCTTCGGTTCTTTACAAGAGATATCGAAATAA
- the scpA gene encoding segregation/condensation protein A: MQYNFKVEAFEGPLDLLLHLIHRYEIDIYNIPVAEITEQYLSYVHTMKELQLDVASEYLVMAATLLQIKSKMLLPKHEEDVLDNGDDFIDDPRQELMERLIEYKKYKQVATELKEREQERAQLYTRPPIDFTSLQQEEETSLPLDVTLYDMLAAFQKLMRRKKAKTPVTTRITRQEIPIEQRMTDILKQLEIQGGRQSFYDLFVDDEREIMVVTFLAVLELMKNQQIIIEQEHNFDEIFVSSSTKSA; the protein is encoded by the coding sequence GTGCAGTATAATTTTAAAGTAGAGGCTTTTGAAGGGCCTTTAGATTTATTGTTACATTTAATACATCGTTATGAAATTGACATATATAATATTCCTGTAGCGGAAATTACAGAGCAATATTTATCTTATGTTCATACGATGAAAGAACTACAATTAGATGTTGCAAGTGAGTATTTAGTAATGGCTGCAACGTTATTACAAATTAAAAGTAAAATGTTGTTGCCCAAACATGAGGAAGATGTACTTGATAACGGTGATGACTTTATAGATGATCCTCGTCAAGAATTGATGGAGAGGTTAATTGAATATAAGAAATATAAGCAAGTTGCTACTGAGCTAAAAGAAAGAGAACAAGAAAGAGCACAGCTATATACACGTCCGCCAATTGATTTTACATCATTGCAACAAGAAGAGGAGACAAGCTTGCCTCTTGATGTTACGTTATATGATATGCTAGCGGCATTTCAAAAATTAATGCGCCGTAAAAAAGCAAAGACACCTGTAACAACACGTATCACTCGTCAAGAAATACCGATTGAACAGCGCATGACTGATATTTTAAAGCAGTTAGAAATACAAGGTGGTCGTCAAAGTTTTTATGATTTGTTTGTTGATGATGAACGAGAAATAATGGTTGTAACATTCTTAGCGGTGCTTGAGCTTATGAAAAATCAACAAATCATAATCGAACAAGAACATAATTTTGATGAAATTTTCGTATCAAGCTCTACTAAATCTGCATAG
- a CDS encoding YjcZ family sporulation protein — protein MGHVDCGFSGGFALLVVLFILLIIVGAACFC, from the coding sequence ATGGGTCACGTTGATTGCGGTTTTAGCGGTGGGTTCGCATTACTTGTTGTATTGTTTATTTTACTAATTATTGTAGGGGCAGCTTGCTTCTGCTAA
- a CDS encoding DUF309 domain-containing protein yields MYPTEYIQFLIHFHGDYDYFECHEILEEYWKTKPRGNRDNYLVGLIQIAVSLYHQRRFNWNGAEKMMKSAITILEKNSAPLLRLGINQTQLLFLLEDRLQSIQKEEGFTPLFLPLSDAALEKHCIELCQKQNLPWKDVNATSNEYIIHKHTLRDRTEVIAERNEQLQKRKQR; encoded by the coding sequence ATGTATCCTACCGAATACATACAATTTTTAATTCATTTCCATGGAGATTATGATTATTTTGAATGCCACGAAATACTGGAAGAATATTGGAAAACAAAACCGAGAGGAAATCGTGATAATTATTTAGTTGGTCTTATTCAAATTGCAGTATCTTTATACCATCAAAGACGCTTTAACTGGAATGGCGCAGAGAAGATGATGAAAAGCGCCATAACGATTTTAGAAAAAAACAGTGCACCTTTACTACGTTTAGGAATAAATCAGACACAACTTCTATTCTTACTCGAGGATAGATTGCAATCTATACAAAAAGAAGAGGGTTTTACACCGTTATTTTTACCATTATCAGATGCAGCATTAGAAAAGCACTGCATAGAATTATGTCAGAAACAAAACCTCCCTTGGAAAGACGTAAATGCTACTTCTAATGAATATATAATACATAAACATACATTACGTGATCGAACAGAAGTCATTGCTGAACGAAACGAACAATTACAAAAAAGAAAGCAGAGATAA
- the ribT gene encoding GNAT family N-acetyltransferase RibT: MLIRFKKSYEKIAMGLLSFMPTEKDVKTLQLTMKEYEAKDDWQLYLWKQNEDFVGIMGIVKKENQVLEIQHLSVNPSHRHMGIGTKMVQELKSKFLEFTICGNEQTASFCKKCKGLEQNIHS; encoded by the coding sequence ATGTTAATTCGTTTTAAAAAAAGTTATGAAAAGATTGCAATGGGGCTTCTTTCGTTTATGCCAACTGAAAAAGATGTGAAAACATTACAATTGACTATGAAAGAGTATGAAGCAAAAGATGATTGGCAATTGTATTTGTGGAAACAAAATGAAGATTTTGTTGGAATAATGGGGATTGTAAAAAAAGAGAATCAAGTTTTGGAAATTCAGCATTTGAGTGTGAACCCGTCTCACCGTCATATGGGTATTGGGACGAAGATGGTTCAAGAGTTAAAGAGTAAATTTCTTGAGTTTACAATTTGCGGAAATGAGCAAACAGCAAGTTTTTGCAAAAAGTGTAAAGGGCTTGAACAAAATATACATTCGTGA
- a CDS encoding peptidylprolyl isomerase, translated as MKTLGYILMENGEKIDLEFFPEEAPKTVENFKKLAEQGFYDGVSFHRVIPGFVSQGGDPTGTGAGGPGYSIACETDGNPHRHLVGSLSMAHAGRNTGGSQFFIVHEPQPHLDGVHTVFGKATSGIETVLNMRQGDVMKEVKVWEE; from the coding sequence ATGAAAACTTTAGGATACATATTAATGGAAAACGGTGAAAAAATCGACTTGGAATTTTTCCCAGAAGAAGCACCGAAAACAGTAGAAAACTTTAAAAAATTAGCAGAGCAAGGATTTTATGATGGTGTGTCATTCCACCGTGTTATTCCTGGCTTCGTAAGCCAAGGTGGAGACCCAACAGGAACAGGTGCAGGTGGCCCAGGTTACTCTATCGCATGTGAAACTGATGGAAATCCTCATAGACACCTTGTAGGATCACTTTCTATGGCTCATGCTGGCCGTAACACAGGCGGTAGCCAATTCTTTATCGTTCATGAGCCACAGCCACATTTAGATGGTGTACATACTGTATTCGGTAAAGCAACAAGCGGTATTGAAACAGTATTAAACATGCGTCAAGGTGATGTAATGAAAGAAGTTAAAGTTTGGGAAGAATAA
- a CDS encoding DUF1002 domain-containing protein: MKTKLLALLLAVTVFMMPTASFADIIEGESIVTLGENLSEQQKQDLLKEMKAPKDATIITVSNAEEHKFLEGIVPKAQIGTRAISSSMITYTKPGSGLIVRSKNINSITDAMYTNALITAGVKDAEIQITAPFKVSGTAALTGLMKAYETTSNKAIPEEVKKVANEEMVQTAQLGDKIGEEKAVQLVAKIKEEIAKEQPQTTEDLRSLIKKIADQLGITLTDEQLDNLVALFDKMKNLNIDWNQVGSQLNKAKEHVSAFLGSEEGQSFLDKVKDFFSSIIDFVKSLFK, translated from the coding sequence GTGAAAACGAAATTACTAGCTCTGCTATTAGCTGTAACGGTATTTATGATGCCAACAGCTTCATTTGCAGACATCATCGAGGGAGAATCAATTGTTACACTAGGAGAGAACTTATCCGAACAGCAAAAACAAGATCTGTTAAAAGAAATGAAAGCACCGAAAGATGCTACGATCATTACTGTATCTAATGCGGAAGAACATAAATTTCTAGAAGGCATTGTTCCAAAAGCACAAATTGGCACGAGAGCAATTTCCTCTTCTATGATTACATACACAAAACCAGGATCTGGTCTGATTGTACGTTCAAAAAACATTAATTCGATAACAGATGCAATGTACACAAACGCACTTATTACAGCGGGTGTGAAAGATGCGGAGATTCAAATCACCGCACCATTTAAAGTTTCAGGAACTGCTGCTTTAACAGGTCTAATGAAGGCCTATGAAACAACATCGAACAAAGCAATTCCTGAAGAAGTAAAAAAAGTAGCTAATGAAGAAATGGTTCAAACAGCCCAGCTCGGCGATAAAATTGGTGAAGAAAAAGCAGTTCAACTTGTTGCAAAAATTAAAGAAGAGATTGCAAAAGAGCAGCCACAAACGACTGAAGATTTACGTTCATTAATTAAAAAAATTGCTGATCAACTTGGTATTACATTAACGGATGAACAGTTAGATAACTTAGTTGCGCTATTTGATAAAATGAAAAATCTTAATATCGATTGGAATCAAGTTGGCAGTCAGTTAAATAAAGCAAAAGAACACGTTTCTGCCTTTTTAGGATCTGAAGAAGGGCAAAGTTTCCTAGATAAAGTGAAAGATTTCTTCTCAAGTATCATTGATTTTGTTAAATCTTTATTCAAGTAA
- a CDS encoding Cof-type HAD-IIB family hydrolase yields MEGEEDMIKLFVSDLDDTLVYDVNHMQKEDERALCWLAEKGTKICFASGRFTHRIDEVVNRFAFPYYTTSLNGATMLLPDGKIFHESSFEDGIAQEIYRYIHKKGLADIVCANEQRYTKRKNEHHHTFETYMGVHIAEIEALEEEFGKTVHPAKLFVFGEEETIEALDQELRDTFQSEAEVFMSGKRYVDIMPRGVSKGSALRRLMEHLQIEANEVACIGDSFNDISMFEVTPHSFTLHHAHPYVKEKANHIVRSVEEAVMKLPLLV; encoded by the coding sequence ATGGAAGGGGAAGAGGACATGATTAAATTATTTGTAAGTGATTTAGATGACACGCTCGTTTACGATGTGAATCATATGCAAAAAGAAGATGAACGTGCACTTTGTTGGTTAGCTGAAAAAGGGACAAAGATTTGTTTTGCCTCTGGCCGCTTTACTCATCGAATTGATGAAGTCGTAAATAGATTTGCATTCCCGTATTACACAACTAGTTTAAATGGAGCGACGATGTTACTGCCGGATGGAAAAATATTTCATGAATCAAGCTTTGAAGATGGGATTGCCCAGGAAATATATCGATATATCCATAAAAAGGGACTAGCAGATATTGTTTGTGCAAATGAGCAACGATATACAAAAAGAAAGAATGAACATCATCATACTTTTGAAACGTATATGGGCGTACATATTGCTGAAATAGAAGCATTAGAAGAGGAATTTGGTAAAACTGTACACCCTGCGAAATTGTTTGTTTTTGGGGAAGAAGAGACAATTGAAGCGTTAGATCAAGAATTACGAGATACATTTCAGAGCGAAGCGGAAGTTTTCATGTCTGGTAAACGCTATGTTGACATTATGCCGAGGGGAGTAAGTAAAGGGAGTGCTTTAAGGCGACTAATGGAACATTTACAAATTGAAGCAAATGAAGTTGCATGCATTGGAGATTCTTTCAATGATATTTCTATGTTTGAAGTAACCCCGCATTCATTTACTCTTCATCATGCTCACCCATATGTGAAGGAGAAGGCAAATCATATTGTTCGTTCGGTCGAAGAAGCTGTTATGAAATTGCCATTACTTGTATAA
- the spoVAF gene encoding spore germination protein SpoVAF codes for MTKPKKVDIPISSFLSDNENYLKQTVGLGVTYDVGIRKFQILNKEIGVLFVNGLCDTNYIIPILEEAVDTNEIRDVEEDTVKLLENRLIHQQVSKVKTMDEVMLQVLSGLIIIFVEGETEAFAIDVRSYPGRTPTEPDTEKVVRGARDGFVENIVVNTALIRRRIRDPRLRNEMIRVGDRSQTDICITYVQDVANPDLVKIIKQELNNIDVDGITMADKTVEEFVVKQSYNPFPLIRYTERPDVAANHLLEGHVLVLVDTSPSAMITPTTYFHHLQHAEEFRQNPAVGTFLRWVRFLGVLFSLFLLPFWLVFVFDPTLLPENLAFIGPTKMTHLPILLQVLMAEIGLEFLRMAAIHTPTSLSSAAGLISAILIGQIAIDVGLFVPEVILYVAVSMIGAYATPSYELGLGNKVGKLFVIILTGIFHEMGFVVGMTILILFLTSIKSLQTPYLWPFLPFDWGALTKILLRPTMSSLKVRPSIVRPQNVRRQK; via the coding sequence ATGACGAAGCCTAAAAAAGTGGATATCCCTATTTCATCTTTTTTGAGTGATAATGAAAATTATTTAAAGCAAACAGTTGGACTAGGGGTTACATATGATGTTGGCATACGTAAATTTCAAATTTTAAATAAAGAAATTGGTGTGTTGTTTGTAAATGGACTTTGTGATACGAATTATATTATCCCTATTTTAGAAGAAGCGGTGGATACAAATGAAATAAGGGATGTAGAAGAAGATACAGTGAAGCTTTTAGAGAATCGTTTAATTCATCAACAAGTAAGTAAAGTGAAAACGATGGATGAGGTAATGCTCCAAGTATTATCAGGACTCATCATTATATTTGTGGAAGGTGAAACGGAAGCGTTCGCAATAGATGTCCGTAGTTATCCGGGCCGGACGCCGACAGAACCAGATACAGAAAAGGTAGTACGTGGTGCAAGGGATGGATTTGTTGAAAATATCGTTGTAAATACAGCGTTAATTCGTAGAAGGATACGTGACCCACGTCTTCGAAATGAAATGATTCGAGTAGGAGATAGATCCCAAACGGATATTTGTATTACATATGTACAAGATGTTGCAAATCCGGATTTAGTTAAGATTATAAAACAAGAATTAAATAACATTGATGTCGATGGAATTACGATGGCGGATAAAACAGTGGAAGAATTTGTTGTAAAGCAAAGCTATAATCCATTCCCGCTTATTCGATATACAGAAAGACCGGATGTAGCGGCGAATCATTTATTAGAAGGACATGTGTTAGTACTAGTTGATACATCACCGAGTGCTATGATTACTCCAACAACATATTTCCACCATTTACAGCATGCGGAAGAGTTTAGACAAAATCCAGCTGTCGGTACATTTTTACGTTGGGTACGCTTTTTAGGTGTCTTATTCTCCTTATTTTTATTACCATTTTGGTTAGTGTTTGTATTTGATCCAACTCTTTTACCAGAAAACCTTGCTTTCATTGGACCGACTAAGATGACACATTTACCAATTCTATTACAGGTGTTGATGGCCGAAATCGGACTTGAGTTTTTAAGGATGGCAGCCATTCATACGCCAACATCATTATCATCTGCAGCAGGATTAATTTCTGCCATATTAATTGGTCAAATTGCAATTGATGTAGGTTTGTTTGTACCAGAAGTAATTTTATACGTAGCAGTTTCTATGATTGGAGCATATGCAACACCGAGTTATGAATTAGGGCTTGGGAATAAAGTCGGAAAGCTATTCGTCATTATTTTGACAGGTATATTTCATGAAATGGGATTCGTAGTCGGAATGACGATATTGATTTTATTTTTAACGTCTATAAAAAGTCTGCAAACACCCTATTTATGGCCATTTTTACCATTTGATTGGGGAGCATTAACAAAAATTCTACTCCGTCCAACGATGTCTAGTTTAAAAGTGCGCCCAAGTATTGTAAGACCTCAAAATGTAAGAAGGCAAAAATAA
- a CDS encoding stage V sporulation protein AE, with product MRRRVVLVTDGDEYAKRTIELLTKEFGGRCISASQSNPTKLTGEKVVELIMQTPYDPVFVMFDDSGFIGEGSGEKALKYVATHKQIDVLGILAVASNTHHWEWARVDVSVDRNGNLTEYGVDKFGLPDGEIGRISGDTIYCLDDLNVPVIVGVGDIGKMCGNDEWERGSPITKKAIQLILERSGFYDEA from the coding sequence ATGAGACGAAGGGTTGTTTTGGTCACAGATGGAGATGAATATGCAAAGCGAACAATTGAGCTTTTAACGAAGGAATTTGGGGGAAGGTGTATTTCAGCATCACAAAGTAATCCAACCAAATTGACAGGGGAAAAAGTTGTTGAGCTTATTATGCAAACGCCATATGACCCTGTATTTGTCATGTTTGATGACAGTGGATTTATTGGAGAAGGATCTGGCGAAAAAGCTTTAAAATATGTAGCCACGCATAAACAAATTGATGTGCTTGGGATTTTGGCAGTAGCGTCTAATACACATCATTGGGAATGGGCACGTGTAGATGTAAGTGTAGATCGAAACGGGAATTTAACCGAATACGGTGTTGATAAATTTGGACTTCCAGATGGTGAAATTGGCAGAATTAGCGGCGATACAATTTATTGTTTAGATGATCTGAATGTTCCTGTCATTGTGGGAGTTGGTGATATTGGTAAGATGTGTGGCAATGACGAATGGGAGAGAGGATCACCAATTACTAAAAAAGCAATTCAATTAATTTTGGAAAGGAGTGGATTTTATGACGAAGCCTAA
- the spoVAE gene encoding stage V sporulation protein AE, whose amino-acid sequence MDFIYAFLVGGAICVVGQVLLDFAKLTPAHLMATFVVIGAVLDGFGLYDKLIKFAGAGATVPITSFGHSLLHGAMHAAEKHGYIGIGMGMFSLTSAGISAAILFSFFVALICKPKG is encoded by the coding sequence GTGGATTTTATATATGCATTTCTTGTAGGAGGCGCTATTTGTGTAGTTGGACAAGTATTGTTAGATTTCGCAAAGTTAACACCAGCCCATTTAATGGCTACCTTTGTAGTCATAGGAGCAGTTTTAGATGGATTCGGATTGTACGATAAGCTTATAAAGTTTGCTGGTGCTGGGGCGACAGTTCCTATCACAAGTTTTGGACATTCCCTATTACATGGGGCAATGCATGCGGCAGAGAAACACGGATATATAGGGATTGGTATGGGTATGTTTAGTTTAACATCTGCAGGCATTTCTGCAGCAATATTATTTTCATTTTTTGTAGCACTTATATGTAAACCGAAAGGATAA